One genomic region from Melospiza melodia melodia isolate bMelMel2 unplaced genomic scaffold, bMelMel2.pri scaffold_54, whole genome shotgun sequence encodes:
- the LOC134413854 gene encoding low affinity immunoglobulin gamma Fc region receptor III-like: protein MAGKVALLLWAQTLGFAGTQTTWIIVEPPWMPAVLWDRVTLTCQGSGTSSATTWYKDGQRWGQQGHDRLTVTENGTYECNRTSTGLSLPVRVSDDWLVLQVPARLLREGDTVTLRCRDRRNNLGTWVSFYHEEKLLVELRNGTELTLFPLQLHHSGRYHCRGWLKDREWVVSAPVTVTVHVAAGVGGTLLFLLLLVGVIVAWHRWHRVAARKQQERPPPDPTAPPKGGKVRYTHGVSSKQARWSPDVTVPQDPQETYVELWGPHGRPWEPGDIYGNVL from the exons atggcagggaaggtggcgctgctcctgtggg cccagaccctcggctttgctg gcactCAGACCACCTGGATCatcgtggagcccccctggatgccagcagttctgtgggaccgggtgacactgacctgccagggctcggggacctccAGTGCCACCAcatggtacaaggatgggcagcgctggggacagcagggacatgaccgcctcactgtcactgagaatgGCACCTACGAGTGTAACAGAACCAGCACTGGGCTCAGCCTCCCCGTGAGAGTCTCTGATG actggctggtgctgcaggtgccggcacgGCTACTGCGGGAGGGGGACACGGTAACACTGCGCTGCCGGGACCGGCGGAACAACCTGGGCACCTGGGTGTCCTTCTACCATGAAGAGAAGCTGTTGGTGGAGCTCCGAAATGGGACAGAGCTGACCCtgttccctctccagctgcaccacagtggccgctaccactgcaggggctggctgAAAGACAGGGAGTGGGTGGTGTCCGcgccggtgacagtgacagtgcatg tggcagcaGGGGTCGGTGGgacccttttgttcctgctcctgcttgtgggtgtcattgtggcctggcaccggtggcaccgtgtgg ctgccaggaagcaacAAGAGAG GCCTCCCCCAGATCCAACGGCaccccccaaggggggcaaggttCGATACACTCACGGTGTGAGCAGCAAACAGGCACGGT GGTCCCCCGATGtcactgtcccccaggatccccaggaGACCTACGTGGAGCTGTGGGGACCCCATGGGCGACCatgggaacccggtgacatctacgggaatgtgctgtga